A genomic window from Aethina tumida isolate Nest 87 chromosome 4, icAetTumi1.1, whole genome shotgun sequence includes:
- the LOC109606858 gene encoding uncharacterized protein LOC109606858, with protein MNAPKHQCRLHLFTEDHVVNKFVQTGIFISLRRKIKLCSTVSVDHPKTQLYFLSNSALLREQNRHLLYYYNMVHPLSMISFWIETTEIFVFSLIYLNIAVIIYFNQWKHVLYNCVWAYMTIVVVGLFIIYTFFRGYISKEKIILDQKLVASKYFKTFFLYDIAVFFLLICIAVINNVKVQYFLQLFTILPFLIRVYLRYDNIIKYVTKYKFIVKLIRLTYVVVIVLFLILINYFHLLMFNSDYFKSTHAEITTIFEIEISVLYIVIIKLAGMYDTFEPQPDTLQQYILTFLLVTISIIMRFVIFLYIFRWYNNYIAVKKQKMDFYDEFQMYAKHKELPSKLKRRMNKYFNYKYGSNFYHTDVIFSALPLNLREEMYWVMYEKLLVKISLYSVMPHGVLKQMACNLDMLYYLSGDFIVEHGAVGNSMFLIYCGSVAVYTKEMKEICHLNEGDYFGEFTMILNIPRTANVVAITQCKIIQLTRENFQHSVKAYPEVVEKLQELCRRRLEMLKTEQVI; from the coding sequence ATGAATGCACCAAAACATCAATGTAGATTGCACCTTTTTACTGAAGATCATGTGGTCAACAAGTTCGTACAAAccggaatatttatttcactaagaagaaaaataaaattatgctcAACTGTAAGCGTAGACCATCCTAAGACACAGTTGTATTTTCTATCGAATTCAGCTCTTTTGAGAGAACAGAACAGgcatttactttattattataatatggtACATCCACTCAGCATGATAAGTTTCTGGATAGAGACGACAGAGATTTTTGTATTCAgcctgatttatttaaatattgcagtaattatttactttaatcagTGGAAacatgtattatataattgtgTGTGGGCATATATGACGATTGTAGTGGTAGGactctttattatttacacattCTTCAGAGGATACATAAGtaaggaaaaaattatactaGACCAAAAATTAGttgcttcaaaatattttaagacctTTTTTTTGTACGACATTGcagtatttttcttattaatttgcattgcagttattaataatgtgaAAGTCCAGTATTTTTTGCAACTATTCACAATATTGCCATTTCTCATACGAGTTTATCTGCGTTatgacaatattataaaatacgtaacaaaatataaatttattgttaagttGATAAGACTTACGTACGTTGTCGTTAtcgttttatttctaatattaattaactattttcacTTACTCATGTTTAATTCCGACTACTTTAAGTCTACACATGCTGAAATAACAACGATATTCGAGATAGAAATTTCAGTGttgtatattgttattataaaattagctGGAATGTATGATACTTTTGAACCACAGCCTGACACACTACAGcaatacattttaacatttctcCTGGTaactatttctattattatgcgttttgtgatatttctatatatatttcGATGGTACAACAATTACATCGCTGTGAAAAAACAGAAGATGGACTTCTATGATGAATTTCAAATGTACGCTAAACACAAAGAATTGCCGTCAAAACTAAAGCGTCgaatgaacaaatattttaattataaatacggAAGCAATTTCTATCACACTGATGTCATCTTTAGTGCTCTGCCATTAAATTTAAGGGAGGAGATGTACTGGGTTATGTACGAGAAATTATTGGTCAAAATCTCCTTGTATTCAGTAATGCCTCATGGAGTTCTAAAACAAATGGCATGCAATCTCGATATGCTGTATTACTTGTCAGGAGATTTTATTGTGGAACACGGTGCCGTTGGTAActcaatgtttttaatatactgtGGATCAGTGGCTGTCTACACTAAAGAAATGAAGGAAATCTGCCACTTAAATGAAGGAGATTATTTTGGGGAGTTCACAATGATTTTGAATATTCCTCGCACGGCTAACGTCGTTGCAATAACGCAATGTAAAATTATCCAACTGACCCGGGAGAACTTCCAACATTCGGTTAAGGCCTATCCAGAGGTGGTCGAGAAGTTGCAGGAGCTTTGCAGACGCAGACTTGAAATGTTGAAGACTGAACaagttatataa
- the LOC109606430 gene encoding cGMP-dependent protein kinase-like — protein MGVNNYLQNIPVKHDFVTVFLTVISLFVQFMVFLFVFRWYNNYIIVRNQKMNFRKQFRKYMAYHEIPPGLRDRMLSYFNFKYGDNFYDDNTVYSVLPIGLKNDIKSDLCDKFLKKIYLYETLPRRALELIAHHLIMQFFLPGDHIVEYGDVGASMYLIYVGSVAVYSKDHIEICHLNEGDYFGEFALVLDIPRTANVVAITFCKILKLSREKFCLALEGFPEIKNQMERALLQQLQIIKGQ, from the coding sequence ATGGGTGTGAATAATTACCTTCAAAACATTCCTGTTAAACACGATTTTGTGACTGTTTTCCTAACAGTCATATCTCTTTTTGTCCAGTTTatggtatttttatttgtgtttcgCTGGTATAACAACTATATTATTGTAAGAAATCAAAAGATGAACTTTCGAAAACAATTTCGGAAATACATGGCGTACCATGAAATTCCACCAGGCTTAAGGGATCGAATGTtgagttatttcaattttaaatatggagATAATTTCTACGATGACAATACTGTTTATAGTGTCCTACCGATTGGCCTGAAAAACGATATTAAAAGTGATCTCTgtgacaaatttttgaaaaaaatttacctCTATGAGACATTACCTCGTAGAGCTTTAGAACTAATAGCCCATCATTTGATAATGCAATTTTTTCTACCAGGAGATCACATTGTAGAATATGGCGACGTTGGTGCATCAATGTACTTGATATATGTTGGATCTGTAGCTGTGTATAGCAAGGATCATATCgaaatttgtcatttaaatgAAGGAGATTACTTTGGAGAGTTTGCACTAGTTCTGGATATACCACGTACTGCAAACGTTGTCGCTATAACGTtttgcaaaattttaaaacttagcaGGGAAAAGTTCTGCCTTGCCCTTGAAGGATTTCCGGAAATCAAAAACCAGATGGAGAGGGCATTACTTCAGcaacttcaaattattaaaggaCAGTGA
- the LOC109606429 gene encoding potassium/sodium hyperpolarization-activated cyclic nucleotide-gated channel 4-like, with protein sequence MYAVLLLLMGVNNYLQNIPVKHDFVTVLLTVVSLFVQFIVFLIVFRWYNNYITVRNQKMDFQKQFQKYMAYHEIPLSLRRRMLSYFYFKYGDNFYDDETVYSVLPVGLKNEIKGDLCEKFLKKIYFYETLPRRALELIAHHLVMHIFLPGDHIVEYGDVGASMYLIYIGSVAVYSKNHIEICHLNEGDYFGEFALVLDIPLGRISALPLKGFQKSKVRWRGHYFSNFKLLKDNNFITDGKKCLCLNYHRYWKIPCIYSSRRRCHFVGRFQTHV encoded by the exons ATGTATGCCGTTCTCTTGTTATTAATGGGAGTGAATAACTACCTTCAAAACATTCCTGTTAAACATGATTTTGTGACTGTTTTACTAACAGTCGTATCTCTTTTTGTTcagtttattgtatttttaattgtatttcgCTGGTATAACAACTACATTACTGTAAGAAATCAAAAGATGGactttcaaaaacaatttcagaaATACATGGCGTACCACGAAATTCCACTAAGCTTAAGGCGTCGGATgttgagttatttttatttcaaatatggaGATAATTTCTACGATGACGAGACTGTTTATAGTGTCCTACCAGTTGGCTTGAAAAACGAGATTAAGGGTGATCTCtgtgaaaaatttttgaaaaaaatttacttctaTGAGACATTACCTCGTAGAGCTTTAGAGCTAATAGCCCATCATTTGGTAATGCATATTTTTCTACCAGGAGATCACATTGTCGAATATGGCGATGTTGGTGCATCAATGTACTTGATATATATTGGATCTGTAGCTGTGTATAGCAAGAATCATATCGAAATTTGTCACTTAAATGAAGGAGATTACTTCGGAGAGTTTGCACTAGTTCTGGATATACCAC taggAAGAATTTCTGCCTTGCCCTTGAAGGGTTTCCAGAAATCAAAAGTCAGATGGAGAGGACATTACTTCAGcaacttcaaattattaaaggaCAATAACTTTATAACTGATGGAAAAAAATGCCTATGTCTAAATTACCATAGATACTGGAAAATACCATGCATCTATTCGTCAAGGAGAAGATGCCATTTCGTTGGACGATTCCAAAcacatgtttaa